TTGGATAAAATAAGCTAACAAGTCGGGAATTTGGGGATGTTTTCCTAACTCATCTAAACGAATTGCTTCTCGTTCAAATAATTCTGCTGCTTTTTCCAGTGTACTGGTTCCTTGAGCTTGGGGAAGAAATTGTTTAATGACGCAAAGTGGTTTTGAGGGTTTGTCTTCGTCGGTGGCTAAAAAAGTTTTGCCAAAACCACCTTGTCCGAGAGGTTTTTTAGCACGGTAGCGGTCTTTTAGCAAGAGTTTTTGTCCGCAAGTTAAACAAAATTTACTTGTTTCGGGATTTTGGGGATTGGGGCAGTTAGGGTTAAGACAATAACTCATAATATTTGCTGGAAAAGAGCGCCTATTTTCTATTTTGCACTATTCGTGCTACTGCTTGCGTGCGAGAATTGCTTGGCGAAAACCTAAAACTACTAAAATGTTAGAAAGAGTCAAAAATAATTCTGCCGAACCATGTAACCAGTCTACATTAGCTAAACTTTCGCCGTAGACTTTTTGGGAATAAATTCCTGCGGGAATAGTTACTGCGACAAAGATTAATAGCACGTAAAAGCCAATTAAAGCCAAACGGGGCGTTTTTCCGGAGCGAGTGATAAACCATAAAAAGCCGAGATAGGGAAATAAGGAAATAGCAAATAAGGTGTCTTTGTTCATTGTGAGTAGGTAACTGATAAGCTAATTATTGGTTAGTGGTGGGACGCGAACGCCAAATCCACCAAGCCGCAGCACAAAGGGTACAGTTTCCTAATACTGTCATAGCTGCTTGGACGGTGACAAGCCAGGTTAAAGATTCCGGGTTATCAAAATAATGCCAAGTAACGGCGCACATTGCACTAATGAGTGCAGGTAACATGGCGAAGGAGAGAAAACGCCAAACGCGATCGCCGCTAACTTCACTATATGTCCAGATTAACCAAATTGCAGCGATCCATTCAATAATGCTGGA
The Oscillatoria salina IIICB1 DNA segment above includes these coding regions:
- a CDS encoding DUF3593 domain-containing protein, with product MNKDTLFAISLFPYLGFLWFITRSGKTPRLALIGFYVLLIFVAVTIPAGIYSQKVYGESLANVDWLHGSAELFLTLSNILVVLGFRQAILARKQ
- a CDS encoding DUF2499 domain-containing protein — its product is MHALSLPTWIVHISSIIEWIAAIWLIWTYSEVSGDRVWRFLSFAMLPALISAMCAVTWHYFDNPESLTWLVTVQAAMTVLGNCTLCAAAWWIWRSRPTTNQ